TAATTCCATATTCAAAATGGAAACACTAAAAAGAACCACAGAAAATGCAGTGCTGTTACAGTGAGTACAAGTCTGATCAGGCTTTACAATGAGTAGTTACATGAATTGTTATACAAATGATGTGTCTGAATGATCCCTTCTGCAATAAAGTCTTTCTGGCTGAACAGGCTGCACTATCTTCTTCCATACACATAATTTTAGAGTTATGGAAACAGATATCAGTTGCCTTACATCTACTCTGCCATTGTGGTAGTGATGGAAAAGAAGTTTTCTTCTACTATCAGAGTTTATGTTCTGGTAGCAACATGGGTTTTTACTCACAGAACTATGTATTTGCTCTTCCCCAAAGGAATAGGGGGAAAgagataaaatacaaaaaataaatataagaaaGATCAAGACTATGAAGTAAAATATTAGGTAGTTTATTAATTTTGgttcataaaaatataaatatgtatcCAATGATTTGCTTAAAAACAATACAGTATCAATGGCCATCATAGATATAttcacatataaaaataaaaaagatcttTACAGTACTTGATGAGCAATTTTGCAATACTTTACTGGATCAGAAAAAGTCAGATTTTAAGGAGGCTACTGTGTTACCTTGCATTTTTTACAATTTATATACCCTGTCTTTATGTTACATCATCTTGTACAATAGTTATGCACTGTATATAATTAAAGtgcacaaaaaaattttaaattctctatATCTTACAGTGAAAATGCAAACCAGTTAAAATATTGTTCCAAATAACCAAAGTTAGTCTATACCTGCTCAAGTGCATTTATCAGCCAAAGATTAAGCTCATATTTGCTCTGTAATACCTGTTGTAATTTTATGAATAGTATTATAGGTGGTATAGCAGCTGTCATCAACAGATACAATGCAGCAAAATATTCAGCTGTCTTATGGCTTTCTGCAAAGAAACCAAATTTCTGGTATTCTGtcaaaaagttttattttaaaccacTGTTAATAGGTAAGACTCGTTAGATCATTTGGTATAAATTTCTGGTATCACATGTTATGCATTTGGATGGATAACACAGAACTAGAAAAGCAAACCTGAGGAAAAATAAGCAATCAACCAAGTGATTTACTTTAATAGATAATTAGCTTTGTCTGTGAAGGCCAGATCAGATGTATgtcatattaatttttaatgccaTTTGCAGTGACATAAAATAAGTTGTAAAATCAAAATGAAGATGGAACTGAGAACCATTATGTTAAACTACTCTTGACTGGAAACACTTTGAAATTTGAAGACATTTCTTTGAAAGATGCCCATCTCAAAGGAAATCCACAGGGAATAAACTGTGAAAAAACTTGTAAAGCCTTTTGCCTGAAGTATTTCCCAACAAAGACATAAATCACAGGATTAATGCAGCTGTTGGTGGTAGCCAGCATGAAAGAAAACTGCTCCCCAAAGTTGATAAATTCCTCCCAGAAGCAGCCTTTGATCACTTCTCTACGGTATAACATATCaaggaacacaaaaaaatggTGAGGAGtccagcagaaaaggaacatCAGTACCACAGTGAAGATCAGCCTGGTTGCCTTGGTGCCTTTGTGCCACTTGCACCCCTTTGCTCCGAGCGCTTTTCGTTCCCTTGCTGTTTTTCGTAGGGACCGAATGGTGGAGAAATTGAGGAAGGTGATTGCTGTGGATGGTAGCAGAAACCCCACCACGTTGAGCACCAGGTTTTCAGCTGTTTCCCACCAGGGGGTGGGGAAGTCCATAGTGCATGCTGTAATATTCCACTGGGGAAAGTCTTTCACTGTCCGGAACATGAAAGCTGGGATGCTCAGAAGGATGCAAAAGAACCAGATGAGCAAGCAGATCCTTTTGGTCATAGTTTTGCTCCATATCTCTCTGTGGTTCAAGGTATGGACAAAAGTCAAGTAGCGATCCACGCTGACGGCCACGAGCAAGTAGATGCTGGTGTACATGTTCAGGGTGATGGAGGCGCTGATGCTGCTGCACAGGAAGGTGCCAAACGGCCAGTTAAACTCATTAGCAATGTTCTCTGCCCAGAAAGGGAGGCACACCAGGAAGACAAGATCAGCAACAGCTAGGTTCATAAGGTAGATTTCAGCTATCTTCAGGGGGCCTTTGTGCAGTGAATAAATGAAGAGAACAAGCACATTTCCAAGCATGCCAAAAACACAGACAGTGTTGAGGTACTTGGGTACTATATAGTACACGATGTCCCACCAGTGTTCCAAGTCTGGGCAAATAGTTGAGTTGCTCTGATTTTCACTCTGGTTTGAGGAGGGAATATTCAGTAGAGGAGATTCAGTCATGTTTTAATAAATTCGGAAGTGAACAGGAGATGTCtttgaaatgagagaaaatgacTGCAAAAGAGAagcacaaaaatgcaaaagttGCCTCCCATGAGTGGTGCAACAAACATTTAACTGCTACAAATTCTTAATTAGTCCTTACTTATTATTACAGCCTAGATCAATACATACTTAATATGTACAGCAGTGGCAAATGCTCACACTATTAGCAAGGATAAAATTTCCTCTACATGCCATGAAGATTCCTCTCCTTGCTTCAATTGTTTAAAGTAGCACGGAGGAGGGAAAGTGAAAAATCAGTGTAAGTAGTGCTGGTGACACAAAGCCAGTTTTGTATCCTTCCCTGCCCTTTCTCTTACTCTTATTTACCATGCTATGTACATTATTATATTACTgtattatataaaaattaatatattattatattctgTTATCCTGCAGAAGCAGGATCATTCCTGTTTCCCTGAACTGGGAAAGCTGCTCACTCTCACTTGCTGCTTgatctttgctttcttttgttccttctcATTCCTCCCACCCTGAATTTTGGGTTCAAAATTGCTATTAGATAAGACAGCTTATTGCCTTCAAATGTCAGCAGTTGGAAAAGTTGTATCTGAGTTCATAAACTCACTTAAGCGGGCAGCCTTGATGGGGAACTGAGCTGCAATTCAAGTTAGCACAGCTCCTTGGATTTCCCTCACAACAGTCTGAATGTCACCCAGTTCACAGATCTCTCATGCAAACAGAGATAAGTTGAGAGGATCTAAAACTACAGATAAAATACATATAGCAAATAAATGGCTGATTAGCATCAAAGAGGCTCTTTGTGAGACAGCAGAAATCTAATGCTGTTATAGCAGGAGGCTGGTTAAGGCATGAGAGAGCAATAGCAGAAAATCTGTaacttcatatttaaaaaataatgtagaaGAAAGATAACAGTTAAACTGAAACagaattctttattttactaaatatagaataaaaagaaatgcttaTTTTCCTTGCCTGCCCTTTTCCTGACGCCTTCTTGCTACCAGCTTATGCCTGTCACTCTGCACACTTCAGACACGATGTCTCAGCTGGAGCCACAGATTCATTCATGATGGCCTCAGCTAAAAACACaaggaagttttctttttcattgcaaCTCAGATTTCATTCACAGCTAAGTCCGAATTCTTATTCAGCTAGTAATGATACCTGAGGATTCTGTAGAGTTTTTCActgcaaatatttcttcagagTCTACTAATCAGTGTCTGAGCACTACCACAAACCTTTTATGAATTGAGTTCCAAATGATCTCTTGACAGAAAATGCACtttattttccataatttcAGTAAGTATTTTGAAGCATTAAGTGCTAATGGATAATTAGCCACATGACTGGTTTTCAATTTCTGTCCTTAACATATTCCAGTCATCTTTTATACAAataaggacttttttttttcttacgTTGAACTGATTTCTGATGCATTTCCATGCACAGTGCATCTATCACACTTTTTACTATTAATACTGATTAGCCAGTTAGAGCAATTAGGTAAAATGGATCATGACTTTACACATAAACTAATACTGATCTTCATAATTACTTTTGtggtgaaaaagaaagagagtCTTGCTAGACTGCACAGATCAGAACTGAGAGcacaaaagattattttttagaataaatatagaaatttttaaaataaagagaatacattaaaaaagatAGGCATACCTACTCCTTGTCCTTCCTGGCAATCCAGGCAAAGTTTCAAATTCATAAAGAGCAGTACAGAGGTTGCTGAGAAAATTCAAAGATACATCCTGAGGCACAACTGAGTGACTGTGGGCTGTCCTGAGTGTTTTGTTGGCCATAGACCATGTGTATGATGCTATATTTTGGAAGAAAgccacaggatttttttaaactttcccaAATGTCAGCGGTAGTAATATTTCAAgatgtgaaatatttcattctcATTGTGACATAATAAAAGCCATATTTCATGACTTGTGTCATCCTTTGGCCGCTAATTAAAGCTCTCAAATTGTCCTTGGCAATTAAAAGTTCCATTGTGTGAATGTCTGTACTTCATTAACAGCTCTGAATTGCCTTCTCTGTGCCAGTGCATACACAAACTTAACACTGAGTTTTTGTTGTGTTGAgggctcctttccctgctggacACGAGGGGAAACCATGCCAAGGAGCAGGGGATAAAGCAGTACAGATAGGTGGGACTGGCTGCTGAAACATGAACCATGCTAAACcccatttccattccttttGAAAAGCATTGTTTTTTGCACCCACTAGAGGTGTCCAGGGCATGAATGTCTGTGAATATTACTTC
This region of Catharus ustulatus isolate bCatUst1 chromosome 6, bCatUst1.pri.v2, whole genome shotgun sequence genomic DNA includes:
- the BDKRB1 gene encoding B1 bradykinin receptor translates to MTESPLLNIPSSNQSENQSNSTICPDLEHWWDIVYYIVPKYLNTVCVFGMLGNVLVLFIYSLHKGPLKIAEIYLMNLAVADLVFLVCLPFWAENIANEFNWPFGTFLCSSISASITLNMYTSIYLLVAVSVDRYLTFVHTLNHREIWSKTMTKRICLLIWFFCILLSIPAFMFRTVKDFPQWNITACTMDFPTPWWETAENLVLNVVGFLLPSTAITFLNFSTIRSLRKTARERKALGAKGCKWHKGTKATRLIFTVVLMFLFCWTPHHFFVFLDMLYRREVIKGCFWEEFINFGEQFSFMLATTNSCINPVIYVFVGKYFRQKALQVFSQFIPCGFPLRWASFKEMSSNFKVFPVKSSLT